The Syntrophorhabdus sp. genome contains the following window.
CTCAATGTTGCCAAGGATGACCTCGGGAAGGTCATCGGGAAGCAGGGCAGAACTGCAAGGGCAATGAGGACGATCCTGAGCGCGGCTTCGACGAAGGTAAAGAAGAGAGCGGTCCTCGAGATCATCGAATAATGAAGTGGATCCCTGTCGGCCGCGTCGTGTCGACATTCGGCATACGGGGTGAGCTCAAGTTTCACTATTACAACGAGGTGAAGGAAGAGTTTCTCGACCGCACCTCGTTGTTTGCCCTTAAAGGCGACGGGTTCGTAGAGCTCACGCCCGAAGGGGCAAGATACAGGAAGCGCTTCTTCTACCTTTCGTTTCGCGGGTTCTCGACGGTCGAAGAGGTTTCCTTCCTCGTGGGGAAGGAGCTTTTTGTCCGGGAGCAGGACCTTCCGCGGTTGGAGGAAGGCGAGTATTACGAGTACCAGTTGATCGGCCTCGAGGTGACGACCGTGCAGGGGTCGCGCCTCGGCAAGGTCCGATCGCTCATGCACACGAGCGCCAGCGACATCCTTGTCGTCGAAGGAGAAAGGGAAGTGATGATCCCCATGGTGGAAGGATTCATCGTCGATATAGACGTGAACGGGGGCACGGTCCGCGTGGACATTGAAGGACTCGTCCCGTGATCTTCTCGGTCCTCACGCTGTTCCCGGGCATCTTCGCGTCGCCCCTTGAGGAGAGTATACTCGGCAAGGCTGTCGGCAAGGGGCTTGTCAGCTTCAATATCGTCAACATACGCGATTTCGCTGACGATCCTCACCGTTCCTGCGATGACACGCCTTACGGAGGGGGGCCGGGGATGGTCATGAAGGTGGAGCCCATCTTCCGGGCCATAGAGCACGTGAAGGAGGCCCACGGGAGGGTCAGGTTCGTACTCCTTTCACCTCAGGGTCGAAGGTTCGACCAGTTCACTGCGGAGCGCTTCGCCCGGTCACCCCATATCTGCCTCATCTGCGGCCGATACGAGGGTGTCGACGAACGTGTCCTCACGTACGTGGATGAAGAGATATCGGTGGGGGACTACGTCACATCGGGCGGGGAGTTCCCGGCGCTTGTCGTGATCGATGCCGTCTGCCGTTTCATCCCCGGGGTTCTCGGGAACGATGAATCGGTATCGGCGGAGAGTTTCCGTGAGCCTCTCCTGGAGTATCCCCAGTACACGCGGCCGGAGACATTCATGGGTGCCTCGGTGCCGCCCGTGCTCCTGTCCGGCAACCACGAGGAGATACGGAAATGGCGGCGCAA
Protein-coding sequences here:
- a CDS encoding KH domain-containing protein, which translates into the protein MLKELIEYIAKALVDNPDLVRVSEIEGEKTSVIELNVAKDDLGKVIGKQGRTARAMRTILSAASTKVKKRAVLEIIE
- the rimM gene encoding 16S rRNA processing protein RimM is translated as MKWIPVGRVVSTFGIRGELKFHYYNEVKEEFLDRTSLFALKGDGFVELTPEGARYRKRFFYLSFRGFSTVEEVSFLVGKELFVREQDLPRLEEGEYYEYQLIGLEVTTVQGSRLGKVRSLMHTSASDILVVEGEREVMIPMVEGFIVDIDVNGGTVRVDIEGLVP
- the trmD gene encoding tRNA (guanosine(37)-N1)-methyltransferase TrmD encodes the protein MIFSVLTLFPGIFASPLEESILGKAVGKGLVSFNIVNIRDFADDPHRSCDDTPYGGGPGMVMKVEPIFRAIEHVKEAHGRVRFVLLSPQGRRFDQFTAERFARSPHICLICGRYEGVDERVLTYVDEEISVGDYVTSGGEFPALVVIDAVCRFIPGVLGNDESVSAESFREPLLEYPQYTRPETFMGASVPPVLLSGNHEEIRKWRRKEAIRKTVLKRSDLLEGFQASDEDKRFMREIMEEFPE